A single genomic interval of Pithys albifrons albifrons isolate INPA30051 chromosome 11, PitAlb_v1, whole genome shotgun sequence harbors:
- the MTERF4 gene encoding transcription termination factor 4, mitochondrial has translation MAAVQLLLRGAVRAVCPPLPAVPRPCPRRGCGEAATLRDMGFNPEQTQRLLALQPRLGLEAAAAQLLLLGLSSEAAVSLLERSPAVLRLPAERLRERAEHLRRLGLDGGRLQRALRRCPEIFTVPRKRLQAAVRLLRERCLFTAEQLQEVLETCPAVLLEEPSNIHHHFQYAYFRMGVRQKEMVKARLFQMPFTELRNRHIFLERRGLYETPHKKQTQTSNPKLKDILQLPEKDFLASLACSDPEEYEVFKKLLAREEEEEGEEEEEDALYAEEDDDLDSERSKTAPE, from the exons ATGGCGGcggtgcagctgctgctgcgcGGGGCAGTGCGGGCGGTGTGTCCGCCGCTCCCCGCCGTGCCCCGGCCGTGCCCGCGCCGCGGCTGCGGGGAAGCAGCAACGCTCCGGGACATGGGCTTCAACCCGGAGCAGACCCAGCGGCTCCTGGCGCTGCAGCCACGGCTCGGCctggaggcggcggcggcgcagctgctgctgctggggctgagctccgAGGCTGCGGTATCGCTGCTGGAGCGGAGTCCGGCGGTGCTGCGGCTGCCCGCGGAGCGGCTGCGGGAACGCGCCGAGCATCTGCGGCGCCTGGGGCTGGACGGAG GTCGGCTGCAGCGGGCACTGCGCCGCTGCCCCGAGATCTTCACCGTGCCCCGGAAGAGGCTGCAGGCGGCGGTGCGGCTGCTACGGGAGCGCTGCCTTTTCACGGCcgagcagctgcaggaggtgctggagacCTGCCCCGCCGTCCTGCTGGAGGAGCCCAGCAACATCCATCATCACTTCCAG TACGCTTACTTCAGAATGGGCGTCCGGCAGAAGGAGATGGTGAAGGCTCGACTCTTCCAAATGCCCTTCACCGAGCTCCGGAACCGGCACATCTTCCTGGAGCGCCGCGGGCTCTACGAGACCCCACACAAAAAGCAGACGCAAACCAGTAACCCAAAACTAAAGGACATCCTTCAGCTCCCAGAGAAGGACTTCCTGGCCAGCTTGGCCTGCTCTGACCCAGAGGAGTATGAGGTCTTCAAGAAGCTGCTGGctcgggaggaggaggaagagggggaggaggaggaagaggatgcaCTATATGCAGAGGAAGATGATGATTTGGACAGTGAAAGAAGTAAAACAGCCCCAGAGTGA